A window of the Cystobacter fuscus genome harbors these coding sequences:
- a CDS encoding aromatic amino acid hydroxylase, whose protein sequence is MTPTERTLARLPAHLRRYVVSQDYASYTPRDQAVWRHILRQLRGQLAGKAHPIYLEGLEATGIGTERIPSLDEMNEQLSKLGWGAVSVRGFIPPAVFTELQSLGVLAIAADIRTHEHIQYTPAPDIVHESAGHAPIIANARYAEYLKRCGLVGFKAISTVEDEAVFQAIRNLSVVKEDPSATPEQIHHAEARLDAANQSRRYVSESTRASRLYWWTAEYGLIGSLDAPRIYGAGLLSSIGEARHCLTSEVKKVPLSIQCADTEYDITRMQPQLFVARDFEHLFEVLEEFEATLAWKRGGDFGLQEALRAGTVNHLVLADGREVTARVVEMLPGLHPVAEGLSTALVRLDGPVLVSRGGKAEGKPWPGLALVAFGAGALPDRGPFQLELASGLKLQGFAAGGGEVLNLRGQLAGRPVALPSVAQLFLSSRLPSVAGGPADPGTWDRWFGELNAFTEGEGEAQARAKKASALHPSLAALYREVRAQRESKNLDVRRLEQISRAASDFPEDWLLRTEVDELKAARA, encoded by the coding sequence ATGACCCCCACTGAACGGACCCTCGCCCGTCTGCCCGCCCACCTGCGTCGTTACGTGGTGAGCCAGGACTATGCGTCCTACACGCCCAGGGACCAGGCCGTCTGGCGGCACATCCTCCGGCAACTGCGCGGCCAGCTCGCCGGCAAGGCGCATCCCATCTACCTCGAGGGCCTGGAAGCCACGGGCATCGGCACCGAGCGCATCCCCAGTCTGGATGAGATGAACGAGCAGCTCTCCAAGCTGGGCTGGGGCGCGGTGAGCGTGCGCGGCTTCATTCCCCCCGCCGTGTTCACCGAGCTGCAGTCGCTGGGCGTGCTCGCCATCGCGGCGGACATCCGCACCCACGAGCACATCCAATACACCCCCGCCCCGGACATCGTTCACGAGAGCGCGGGTCACGCTCCCATCATCGCCAACGCGCGCTACGCCGAGTACCTCAAGCGCTGCGGACTCGTGGGCTTCAAGGCCATCTCCACCGTGGAGGACGAGGCCGTCTTCCAGGCCATCCGCAACCTGAGCGTGGTCAAGGAAGACCCTTCCGCCACCCCGGAGCAGATCCACCACGCCGAGGCCCGTCTGGACGCCGCCAACCAGAGCCGCCGCTATGTCAGCGAGAGCACCCGCGCCTCCCGGCTCTACTGGTGGACGGCCGAGTACGGCCTCATCGGCTCCCTGGACGCTCCCCGCATCTACGGCGCCGGGCTGCTCTCCAGCATCGGCGAGGCCCGCCACTGTCTCACGTCCGAGGTGAAGAAGGTCCCCCTGAGCATCCAGTGCGCGGACACCGAGTACGACATCACCCGCATGCAGCCCCAGCTCTTCGTGGCCCGTGACTTCGAGCACCTCTTCGAAGTGCTCGAGGAATTCGAGGCCACGCTCGCCTGGAAGCGCGGCGGGGACTTCGGTCTCCAGGAGGCGCTGCGCGCCGGGACGGTCAACCACCTCGTGCTCGCCGATGGCCGCGAGGTGACCGCCCGCGTCGTCGAGATGCTCCCCGGCCTCCACCCCGTCGCCGAGGGGCTCTCCACCGCGCTCGTGCGGCTCGATGGCCCCGTGCTCGTCTCCCGCGGCGGCAAGGCCGAGGGCAAGCCCTGGCCGGGACTCGCGCTCGTGGCCTTCGGTGCCGGAGCGCTCCCCGACCGGGGTCCCTTCCAGCTCGAGCTCGCCAGCGGGCTCAAGCTCCAGGGCTTCGCCGCGGGCGGGGGCGAGGTGCTCAACCTGCGCGGGCAGCTCGCCGGCCGACCCGTGGCCCTGCCCAGCGTGGCTCAACTCTTCCTCTCCTCCCGTCTGCCTTCCGTGGCCGGCGGCCCGGCGGACCCCGGCACCTGGGACCGCTGGTTCGGCGAGCTCAACGCCTTCACCGAGGGCGAAGGCGAAGCCCAGGCCCGCGCCAAGAAGGCCTCCGCCCTGCACCCCTCGCTCGCGGCGCTCTACCGCGAGGTACGCGCCCAGCGCGAGTCCAAGAACCTGGATGTCCGGCGGCTCGAGCAGATTTCCCGGGCCGCCTCCGATTTCCCCGAGGACTGGTTGCTCCGGACGGAAGTCGACGAGCTGAAGGCCGCGCGCGCCTGA
- a CDS encoding TetR/AcrR family transcriptional regulator produces MKTPPPRAGKPPAQGLRERIRREATHLIASRGFGAISVNDVALAVGISKQALLYHYPSREALHAAVLDSLIEHSNRHLLLLLGAFTDKSAERLERVMEQLREFFDTEQDAARVFLREVLDADSPHMSVLMQGMEPWIRIAVDVLRQGQREGHVRPELDPEAAVGHVGLLLLTSFAMRRSTSGWPESDEAAWRERWLGEAGLIIKRYLFAEPRPPPARRKRPRRQTK; encoded by the coding sequence GTGAAGACCCCTCCCCCTCGCGCGGGCAAGCCCCCCGCCCAGGGCCTGCGCGAGCGTATCCGCCGCGAAGCCACACACCTCATCGCCTCGCGTGGCTTTGGCGCCATCTCCGTCAATGACGTGGCGCTCGCGGTGGGCATCAGCAAACAGGCCCTCCTCTACCACTACCCCTCGCGCGAGGCCCTGCACGCCGCCGTGCTCGACTCCCTCATCGAGCACTCCAACCGCCACCTGCTGCTGCTGCTCGGCGCCTTCACCGACAAGAGCGCGGAACGGCTGGAGCGCGTCATGGAGCAGCTGCGCGAGTTCTTCGACACCGAACAGGACGCCGCGCGGGTCTTCCTGCGCGAGGTGCTCGATGCGGACAGCCCCCATATGTCCGTGCTCATGCAGGGCATGGAGCCCTGGATTCGCATCGCGGTGGACGTGCTGCGCCAGGGCCAACGCGAAGGCCACGTCCGCCCCGAGCTGGACCCCGAGGCCGCCGTGGGCCACGTGGGCCTGCTCCTGCTCACCTCCTTCGCCATGCGCCGCTCCACCTCCGGCTGGCCCGAGAGCGACGAGGCCGCCTGGCGCGAGCGGTGGCTCGGCGAGGCGGGACTCATCATCAAGCGCTACCTCTTCGCCGAGCCCCGCCCCCCCCCGGCCCGCCGCAAGCGCCCCCGCCGTCAGACGAAGTAG